One Clarias gariepinus isolate MV-2021 ecotype Netherlands chromosome 5, CGAR_prim_01v2, whole genome shotgun sequence genomic region harbors:
- the gulp1a gene encoding PTB domain-containing engulfment adapter protein 1 isoform X1 — translation MSRPFNRKKEKSWMHTPEALAKHFIAYNAKFLGNTEVDQPKGSEVVRDAVRKLKFQRHIKKSEGQKIPKVELQISIYGVKILDPKSKEVQHNCQLHRISFCADDKTDKRIFTFICKDSESNKHLCYVFDSEKCAEEITLTIGQAFDLAYKKFLESGGKDVETRKQIASLQKRIQELETENSELKKQLQTLEEQLLIAQVPPGVNNSRVPTDIFDMVPFSPVAPLVPLPASNSSPPPPPVRPTEIRRDLFGAEPFDPFICGGADFPPDVQSRLDEMQEGFKMGLTVEGTVFSLDPLDGRC, via the exons aaaaatcttggATGCATACGCCCGAGGCCCTGGCCAAGCATTTTATAGCCTACAATGCCAAG TTTCTGGGGAACACAGAGGTCGATCAGCCCAAAGGATCCGAGGTGGTGAGAGATGCAGTACGAAAACTCAAG tTTCAAAGACATATCAAGAAGTCAGAGGGACAGAAGATCCCCAAAGTGGAGTTGCAAATCTCAATCTATGGAGTGAAGATACTAGATCCCAAATCAAAG GAAGTGCAGCACAATTGCCAGTTGCACCGGATATCCTTCTGCGCAGAtgataaaacagataaaaggatatttacatttatctgCAAAGACTCCGAGTCTAACAAACATCTCTGCTACGTGTTCGACAGTGAAAAATGT GCAGAAGAGATCACTTTGACTATTGGCCAGGCGTTCGATCTGGCATACAAAAAGTTCTTGGAGTCAGGAGGGAAGGACGTGGAGACCAGGAAACAAATAGCGAGCCTGCAGAAAAGA ATTCAGGAGCTTGAGACTGAAAACTCGGAATTGAAAAAGCAATTGCAGACGCTGGAGGAACAACTTCTCATCGCTCAAGTTCCTCCT gGCGTCAACAACTCCAGAGTTCCCACGGATATTTTTGACATGGTTCCGTTTTCTCCAGTGGCACCTCTGGTTCCTCTCCCGGCCAGTAATTCTtcacctcctccacctccagTGAGACCAACAGAAATCA GAAGGGACCTGTTTGGTGCCGAGCCCTTCGACCCCTTCATTTGCGGCGGTGCTGACTTTCCCCCAGACGTCCAGTCGCGGCTAGATGAGATGCAG GAGGGGTTCAAAATGGGACTAACagtagagggcactgttttttCCCTTGATCCGCTCGACGGTCGCTGCTGA
- the gulp1a gene encoding PTB domain-containing engulfment adapter protein 1 isoform X2 translates to MHTPEALAKHFIAYNAKFLGNTEVDQPKGSEVVRDAVRKLKFQRHIKKSEGQKIPKVELQISIYGVKILDPKSKEVQHNCQLHRISFCADDKTDKRIFTFICKDSESNKHLCYVFDSEKCAEEITLTIGQAFDLAYKKFLESGGKDVETRKQIASLQKRIQELETENSELKKQLQTLEEQLLIAQVPPGVNNSRVPTDIFDMVPFSPVAPLVPLPASNSSPPPPPVRPTEIRRDLFGAEPFDPFICGGADFPPDVQSRLDEMQEGFKMGLTVEGTVFSLDPLDGRC, encoded by the exons ATGCATACGCCCGAGGCCCTGGCCAAGCATTTTATAGCCTACAATGCCAAG TTTCTGGGGAACACAGAGGTCGATCAGCCCAAAGGATCCGAGGTGGTGAGAGATGCAGTACGAAAACTCAAG tTTCAAAGACATATCAAGAAGTCAGAGGGACAGAAGATCCCCAAAGTGGAGTTGCAAATCTCAATCTATGGAGTGAAGATACTAGATCCCAAATCAAAG GAAGTGCAGCACAATTGCCAGTTGCACCGGATATCCTTCTGCGCAGAtgataaaacagataaaaggatatttacatttatctgCAAAGACTCCGAGTCTAACAAACATCTCTGCTACGTGTTCGACAGTGAAAAATGT GCAGAAGAGATCACTTTGACTATTGGCCAGGCGTTCGATCTGGCATACAAAAAGTTCTTGGAGTCAGGAGGGAAGGACGTGGAGACCAGGAAACAAATAGCGAGCCTGCAGAAAAGA ATTCAGGAGCTTGAGACTGAAAACTCGGAATTGAAAAAGCAATTGCAGACGCTGGAGGAACAACTTCTCATCGCTCAAGTTCCTCCT gGCGTCAACAACTCCAGAGTTCCCACGGATATTTTTGACATGGTTCCGTTTTCTCCAGTGGCACCTCTGGTTCCTCTCCCGGCCAGTAATTCTtcacctcctccacctccagTGAGACCAACAGAAATCA GAAGGGACCTGTTTGGTGCCGAGCCCTTCGACCCCTTCATTTGCGGCGGTGCTGACTTTCCCCCAGACGTCCAGTCGCGGCTAGATGAGATGCAG GAGGGGTTCAAAATGGGACTAACagtagagggcactgttttttCCCTTGATCCGCTCGACGGTCGCTGCTGA
- the gulp1a gene encoding PTB domain-containing engulfment adapter protein 1 isoform X3 codes for MSRPFNRKKEKSWMHTPEALAKHFIAYNAKFLGNTEVDQPKGSEVVRDAVRKLKFQRHIKKSEGQKIPKVELQISIYGVKILDPKSKEVQHNCQLHRISFCADDKTDKRIFTFICKDSESNKHLCYVFDSEKCAEEITLTIGQAFDLAYKKFLESGGKDVETRKQIASLQKRIQELETENSELKKQLQTLEEQLLIAQVPPLLHINSANEAYMLQRPSSLFWCHNLTSFSCLEISSVTLTPMSSPDSSVSAGVLTPPPAKPALPKPPTGAGLPRPRGVNNSRVPTDIFDMVPFSPVAPLVPLPASNSSPPPPPVRPTEIRRDLFGAEPFDPFICGGADFPPDVQSRLDEMQEGFKMGLTVEGTVFSLDPLDGRC; via the exons aaaaatcttggATGCATACGCCCGAGGCCCTGGCCAAGCATTTTATAGCCTACAATGCCAAG TTTCTGGGGAACACAGAGGTCGATCAGCCCAAAGGATCCGAGGTGGTGAGAGATGCAGTACGAAAACTCAAG tTTCAAAGACATATCAAGAAGTCAGAGGGACAGAAGATCCCCAAAGTGGAGTTGCAAATCTCAATCTATGGAGTGAAGATACTAGATCCCAAATCAAAG GAAGTGCAGCACAATTGCCAGTTGCACCGGATATCCTTCTGCGCAGAtgataaaacagataaaaggatatttacatttatctgCAAAGACTCCGAGTCTAACAAACATCTCTGCTACGTGTTCGACAGTGAAAAATGT GCAGAAGAGATCACTTTGACTATTGGCCAGGCGTTCGATCTGGCATACAAAAAGTTCTTGGAGTCAGGAGGGAAGGACGTGGAGACCAGGAAACAAATAGCGAGCCTGCAGAAAAGA ATTCAGGAGCTTGAGACTGAAAACTCGGAATTGAAAAAGCAATTGCAGACGCTGGAGGAACAACTTCTCATCGCTCAAGTTCCTCCT TTGCTTCACATTAACTCTGCTAACGAAGCCTACATGCTGCAGAGACCCTCGTCTCTCTTCTGGTGTCACAATCTGACCTCCTTCTCCTGTCTAGAAATCTCTTCTGTCACACTAACGCCAATGAGCTCTCCCGACTCCAGCGTATCGGCTGGAGTTTTGACTCCTCCTCCTGCCAAACCTGCTCTGCCGAAGCCTCCCACCGGAGCGGGGCTGCCTCGGCCAAGA gGCGTCAACAACTCCAGAGTTCCCACGGATATTTTTGACATGGTTCCGTTTTCTCCAGTGGCACCTCTGGTTCCTCTCCCGGCCAGTAATTCTtcacctcctccacctccagTGAGACCAACAGAAATCA GAAGGGACCTGTTTGGTGCCGAGCCCTTCGACCCCTTCATTTGCGGCGGTGCTGACTTTCCCCCAGACGTCCAGTCGCGGCTAGATGAGATGCAG GAGGGGTTCAAAATGGGACTAACagtagagggcactgttttttCCCTTGATCCGCTCGACGGTCGCTGCTGA